The Sphingomonas sanxanigenens DSM 19645 = NX02 genome includes a region encoding these proteins:
- a CDS encoding FecR family protein, producing the protein MTPDTGRESGTDEAVREEAIAWLGRLRAPDGTEQHATFEDWYAADPRHADIYDEVLANWERMALAGRTPIGEASRRQTTTSRAPRWPRMTVAAAAAIVLVVLSGVGLHRFGMIGTSQPALTEVASRTGEIRTVTLPDGSRVTLDTDTLLEIAYTTGERRLTLERGRARFDVAHDPARPFIVMAGSGTVIAHGTLFDVERRGPRVLVSLLRGSVEVTGLSAGTNGPTSKGRFLQPGQRLAIEGQAAPGSPAALSATDTRWTSGMLSFDDTPFAEVAAAANRYNSVKIVLADPALGALRFSGTFTARDPLGLARMAAAMFDLSLSRDDEGNILLGRPSAPSK; encoded by the coding sequence TTGACCCCCGACACCGGCAGGGAATCCGGCACGGATGAGGCCGTGCGTGAGGAAGCGATTGCCTGGCTCGGCCGCCTGCGCGCGCCTGACGGCACCGAACAGCACGCCACGTTCGAGGATTGGTACGCGGCCGATCCGCGCCATGCCGACATATACGACGAGGTTCTCGCCAATTGGGAGCGCATGGCCCTGGCAGGCCGAACACCGATCGGTGAAGCATCGAGACGGCAGACCACGACATCCCGTGCTCCACGCTGGCCGAGGATGACCGTTGCCGCAGCGGCCGCGATAGTCCTGGTCGTGCTTTCAGGTGTTGGACTGCATCGCTTCGGCATGATCGGAACCAGCCAGCCGGCCCTGACCGAAGTCGCAAGCCGGACGGGCGAGATTCGGACGGTCACGCTACCGGATGGGTCTCGCGTCACGCTCGATACCGACACGCTGCTCGAAATCGCCTACACGACCGGCGAGCGCCGGCTGACGCTCGAGCGGGGCCGTGCCCGGTTTGATGTGGCCCATGACCCGGCGCGTCCGTTTATCGTCATGGCCGGAAGCGGGACGGTCATCGCCCATGGCACGCTCTTCGACGTCGAACGGCGGGGGCCGCGCGTCCTGGTGTCGCTGCTGCGGGGGTCGGTTGAGGTCACGGGTTTATCAGCCGGTACGAACGGGCCAACCAGCAAAGGGCGTTTCCTCCAGCCTGGCCAGCGGCTGGCGATCGAGGGCCAGGCCGCGCCAGGTTCGCCCGCGGCGCTCAGCGCCACCGATACCCGCTGGACGTCGGGGATGCTCTCGTTCGACGACACGCCCTTTGCCGAAGTCGCGGCGGCTGCCAATCGCTACAATAGCGTAAAGATCGTTCTTGCCGATCCCGCGCTTGGCGCGCTGCGGTTCAGCGGCACCTTCACCGCGCGCGATCCCCTCGGCCTGGCCCGAATGGCGGCCGCCATGTTCGATCTCTCCCTGTCTCGCGACGATGAGGGCAACATTCTGCTCGGGCGGCCGTCGGCGCCCTCAAAATAA
- a CDS encoding acyl-homoserine-lactone synthase: protein MLHVVQSTAHPESDAVLRSMFAARKSVFVDLLKWDVPVLDGRYEVDQFDDVHATYLILAEPDGTHLGSARLLPTTRPHILDSFYSGLCEEAPPRDAGTFEITRFCLDRRLNARERRQVRDTLVSALVDHALAAGITAYSAIAEMGWFQQILAFGWCCMPLGLPRIIDGTMLAALRIEITPETPGLLESGRATAAAPRVDRRIAA from the coding sequence ATGCTGCATGTTGTCCAATCCACCGCGCACCCGGAATCGGACGCCGTCCTGCGTTCGATGTTCGCCGCGCGCAAATCCGTCTTCGTCGATCTGCTCAAATGGGACGTCCCCGTCCTCGACGGCCGCTATGAGGTCGACCAGTTCGACGATGTCCACGCCACCTACCTCATCCTCGCCGAGCCGGATGGCACCCATCTCGGATCGGCGCGACTGCTGCCGACGACGCGGCCGCACATCCTCGACAGTTTCTATTCGGGGCTGTGCGAGGAGGCTCCGCCCCGCGATGCTGGCACGTTCGAGATCACGCGCTTCTGCCTCGACCGCCGGCTGAACGCCCGCGAGCGGCGCCAGGTGCGCGACACGCTGGTGTCCGCGCTGGTCGACCATGCGCTGGCGGCGGGTATCACCGCGTATAGCGCTATCGCCGAGATGGGCTGGTTCCAGCAGATCCTCGCCTTTGGCTGGTGCTGCATGCCGCTCGGGCTGCCGCGCATCATCGACGGCACGATGCTGGCGGCGCTCCGCATCGAAATCACGCCGGAAACACCGGGCCTGCTCGAGTCCGGGCGGGCCACGGCTGCCGCGCCGCGCGTCGACCGACGCATAGCGGCCTGA
- a CDS encoding TonB-dependent receptor plug domain-containing protein, whose amino-acid sequence MAGQVERNTYHLPAQPLAASLRAVAIASGRSIAAPADLVRDKRAPPLDGDFSAEEAVAALLAGSGLRQRAIGSSLVIERMPVAQAAASGPTDADIVVTGSRIRGAPVASPVIRLDQETMRDAGQTSLADVARSIPQSFGGGQNPGVGANVGSANGINVGGAATINLRGLGSDATLTLLNGHRLAYNGSRQGIDVSAIPLGAVDRLEIVADGASALYGSDAVAGVANIILRRDYDGVRVEAEGGLATEGGYSRQRYGLTAGTRWQSGGIIASYEFARSTDLLSDERSFARTRPGVIIFPPLERHAIVLSGHQALTDTLTFEADLLFNRRKTEIGFPDNPAGDLSVSRTEQPSTSRSFAVAPALKLDLAGSWRIALSGVYGNERVFSRANNFVGQALIRSTPLCYCNDGKSAELAADGNLFALPGGMARIAIGAGYRTNALNADRGPGNVANVRRSQDSYYGYGELSLPLVSPDMEIPAIERLNLSAALRYERYPGVDDVATPKIGLIYAPASWIDLKASWGRSFRAPTLLQQYQVPAVILYPVRTLGGSGYAAGATALIISGGNPALQPERASTWSASIDLHPAALEGARLQLGYFRIRYSDRIVTPISPTAQSLSNPAYAGLVTLDPGSAAAAAVIASSPQFINSLGTAVNPATVVAIVDNRNRNAGRQSIHGVDILADYRFRLGDGELTAMLNASYLHIDQQLGAGQPVLARSGLLFTPPDWRGRAGLTWTGGPLTLNGTVSYIDGVDDSRTASTVRVHGMTTLDLTARYRFERASGPLRGVELTLSALNAFDDRPAAIASNSYIDSTYDSTNYSPLGRVISFGIAKSW is encoded by the coding sequence GTGGCCGGTCAGGTCGAGCGGAACACCTATCACCTCCCGGCGCAGCCGCTCGCGGCGTCGCTGCGCGCGGTCGCCATCGCGTCCGGGCGCAGCATCGCGGCGCCCGCGGACCTTGTGCGCGACAAGCGCGCGCCGCCGCTGGATGGCGACTTCTCGGCGGAGGAGGCCGTCGCGGCGCTTCTTGCCGGGTCGGGGCTCCGCCAGCGCGCGATCGGAAGCAGCCTGGTCATCGAGCGGATGCCCGTCGCGCAGGCAGCTGCTTCCGGGCCGACCGATGCCGACATCGTCGTGACCGGCAGCCGGATTCGTGGGGCCCCGGTCGCATCGCCGGTCATCCGACTGGATCAGGAGACGATGCGCGACGCCGGGCAGACAAGCCTCGCCGACGTCGCGCGCAGCATCCCGCAGAGCTTTGGCGGTGGCCAGAATCCCGGGGTCGGCGCCAATGTCGGCAGCGCCAACGGAATCAATGTCGGCGGGGCGGCGACGATCAACCTGCGCGGACTGGGCAGCGACGCCACGCTTACCCTGCTCAATGGCCACCGTCTCGCCTATAACGGGTCGCGACAGGGCATCGACGTGTCGGCCATCCCGCTGGGCGCGGTCGATCGGCTGGAGATCGTCGCCGACGGCGCCTCGGCGCTCTACGGTTCGGACGCCGTCGCGGGCGTCGCCAACATCATCCTGCGTCGCGACTATGACGGAGTGCGGGTCGAGGCCGAAGGCGGCCTGGCGACCGAGGGCGGCTATTCGCGCCAGCGCTATGGCCTGACGGCGGGCACGCGCTGGCAATCGGGCGGGATCATCGCTTCCTACGAGTTTGCCCGCAGCACCGACCTGTTGTCCGACGAACGAAGCTTTGCGCGCACGCGGCCCGGGGTGATCATCTTTCCGCCGCTCGAGCGGCACGCGATCGTGCTGTCCGGCCATCAGGCGCTGACCGATACGCTGACCTTCGAGGCCGACCTCCTGTTCAACCGGCGCAAGACGGAGATCGGTTTTCCCGACAATCCGGCAGGCGACCTCTCGGTCAGCCGTACCGAACAACCCTCGACGAGCCGATCCTTCGCGGTGGCCCCCGCGCTCAAGCTCGACTTGGCCGGGAGCTGGCGGATCGCGCTGTCGGGCGTCTATGGCAACGAGCGCGTCTTTTCCCGCGCGAACAACTTCGTCGGTCAGGCGCTGATCCGGTCGACCCCACTCTGCTACTGCAACGACGGCAAGTCGGCCGAGCTGGCGGCCGATGGCAACCTGTTCGCGTTGCCAGGCGGAATGGCGCGGATCGCAATCGGTGCCGGCTATCGCACCAACGCGCTCAATGCCGACCGCGGCCCGGGGAACGTCGCCAATGTCCGCCGGTCGCAGGACAGTTATTACGGCTATGGCGAGCTCAGCCTTCCCCTCGTTTCGCCCGACATGGAAATCCCCGCGATCGAGCGACTCAACCTCAGCGCCGCGCTGCGCTATGAACGCTATCCCGGCGTCGACGATGTCGCGACGCCCAAGATCGGGCTCATCTATGCCCCGGCCTCATGGATCGATCTGAAGGCGAGCTGGGGCCGGTCGTTCCGCGCGCCGACCCTGCTCCAGCAATATCAGGTGCCCGCCGTCATCCTCTATCCGGTCCGCACGCTGGGCGGTTCGGGCTATGCGGCGGGCGCGACCGCGCTCATCATATCGGGTGGAAATCCCGCGCTCCAGCCGGAGCGGGCGAGCACCTGGAGCGCCTCGATCGATCTCCATCCGGCCGCGCTGGAGGGCGCCCGCCTGCAACTCGGTTATTTCCGCATCCGCTATTCCGACCGGATCGTCACCCCGATCTCGCCGACCGCCCAGTCGCTGAGCAACCCGGCCTATGCGGGACTCGTCACGCTCGATCCCGGATCGGCGGCGGCCGCCGCCGTCATCGCCAGTTCGCCCCAATTCATCAATTCCTTGGGGACCGCAGTCAATCCGGCGACGGTGGTTGCGATCGTCGACAACCGCAACCGCAACGCCGGGCGCCAGTCGATCCACGGCGTCGACATCCTCGCCGACTACCGCTTCCGGCTGGGCGACGGCGAACTGACCGCGATGCTCAACGCAAGCTATCTCCACATCGACCAGCAGCTCGGCGCGGGGCAGCCCGTCCTCGCGCGGAGCGGGCTGCTGTTCACCCCGCCCGACTGGCGCGGGCGCGCCGGTCTGACCTGGACCGGAGGACCGCTGACGCTCAACGGGACGGTAAGCTATATCGACGGCGTCGACGACAGCCGGACCGCCTCGACCGTGCGGGTCCATGGCATGACCACCCTCGATCTCACGGCCCGCTACCGGTTCGAGCGTGCCAGCGGCCCGCTGCGGGGCGTCGAACTTACCTTGTCTGCGCTGAACGCCTTCGACGACCGGCCTGCCGCGATCGCCAGCAACTCCTACATCGACAGCACCTATGACTCGACCAATTATTCGCCGCTCGGTCGCGTCATCAGCTTCGGAATCGCCAAGTCATGGTAA
- a CDS encoding asparagine synthase-related protein, with product MAIRYLALIGEAGERLELRDRIVARLAALRGPMRVCDYGRLVVAFSGGPAVKLEHGVILGTLFDRRYPARVDRLPDEEQRRIKGTRGRHLIETYWGGYVALLAGEGGSVDVVRAPFGELPCYRMTLGDATVVASDVGLMIDAGVLRPSLCWEAVARELAWRDLRTAETCLDGVSAVQGGERLRADAVGIHIDRLWSPWDFVARSTALTEGEAGEMVRRSVRACVAARASQFEHVLLMLSGGLDSSIVATCLAERKRPLSLLTLVTRDAVGDERDYGRLMARAVGLPLHEALRDVARIDPARSPSARLPRPAGRMFEQESTRLAREAAVAAGADAIFTGGGGDNIFCALQSAAPAADRLLTGGPGRAFLATAAEISRLAPASLFAVIRAAVGRTWSWRRSSPTAPDHLFLSGTARAAAGSAAPHAWLVAPRGALPGKAAHIKLLAYADSFLQGTDPQADLPTVAPLLGQPLVETCLRVPSWCWFADGRNRAVARRAFAAVLPEKIAGRRSKGSPDGFLGEICERHGAALREMLLGGLLARQGIIDAAAVERAWDAAGPMAPADFGRLLRLADVEAWARSWASRSAA from the coding sequence ATGGCGATCCGATACCTGGCTCTGATCGGCGAGGCGGGAGAACGCCTCGAACTGAGGGACCGGATCGTGGCTCGCCTCGCAGCGCTGCGCGGCCCGATGCGGGTCTGCGATTATGGACGGCTTGTCGTCGCGTTCAGCGGTGGCCCGGCTGTCAAGCTCGAGCATGGCGTCATTCTGGGCACGCTGTTCGACCGTCGCTATCCGGCCCGCGTCGACCGGCTGCCTGACGAAGAGCAGCGCAGGATCAAGGGCACGCGCGGGCGGCATCTCATCGAGACCTATTGGGGCGGCTATGTCGCGCTCCTCGCCGGCGAGGGGGGCAGCGTTGATGTCGTGCGCGCACCGTTCGGCGAGCTGCCATGCTATCGCATGACACTGGGCGATGCGACGGTCGTCGCGTCGGATGTCGGGCTGATGATCGACGCGGGCGTGCTTCGCCCCTCCCTGTGTTGGGAAGCCGTCGCGCGCGAGCTCGCCTGGCGTGACCTGCGCACCGCCGAGACGTGCCTTGATGGTGTCAGCGCCGTCCAGGGCGGCGAGCGCCTTCGTGCCGATGCGGTTGGTATCCACATCGACCGGCTGTGGTCCCCCTGGGACTTCGTTGCGCGTTCGACCGCTCTGACCGAAGGCGAGGCCGGGGAGATGGTCCGGCGCAGCGTGCGCGCCTGCGTGGCAGCGCGCGCGTCCCAGTTCGAGCATGTCCTGCTCATGCTCTCCGGCGGCCTCGATTCCTCGATCGTCGCCACCTGTCTCGCAGAACGGAAGCGGCCGCTCAGCCTTCTGACGCTGGTGACGCGCGATGCCGTCGGGGATGAGCGCGACTATGGCCGGTTGATGGCACGCGCCGTTGGCCTGCCGCTCCACGAGGCGCTGCGCGACGTGGCGCGGATCGACCCGGCACGCTCGCCTTCGGCACGCTTGCCCCGTCCCGCCGGGCGGATGTTCGAGCAGGAATCGACGCGGCTCGCGCGAGAGGCCGCGGTGGCCGCTGGCGCCGACGCGATCTTCACCGGCGGCGGCGGCGACAACATATTCTGCGCGTTGCAGTCAGCGGCGCCGGCCGCGGACCGATTGCTGACTGGCGGTCCCGGTCGCGCCTTCCTCGCCACTGCAGCCGAAATCAGCCGCCTCGCGCCGGCGAGCCTGTTCGCGGTGATCCGGGCGGCAGTCGGCAGGACCTGGTCCTGGCGCCGCAGCAGCCCGACCGCGCCCGACCATCTGTTTCTCAGCGGAACTGCGCGCGCTGCGGCGGGGTCCGCAGCACCGCATGCCTGGCTGGTGGCGCCGCGAGGAGCGCTCCCCGGCAAGGCAGCGCACATCAAGCTGCTCGCCTATGCGGACAGTTTTCTCCAGGGCACCGATCCTCAGGCCGATCTTCCGACGGTTGCACCGCTGCTCGGGCAGCCGCTGGTGGAGACCTGTCTGCGCGTGCCGAGCTGGTGCTGGTTCGCGGACGGGCGCAACCGCGCCGTCGCGCGTCGGGCCTTCGCGGCGGTCCTGCCCGAGAAGATCGCCGGCCGCCGCTCGAAGGGTTCGCCCGACGGGTTCCTCGGCGAAATCTGCGAACGGCACGGCGCGGCGTTGCGCGAAATGCTGCTCGGCGGCCTGCTCGCCCGGCAGGGCATCATCGATGCCGCCGCCGTCGAGCGGGCGTGGGACGCGGCCGGGCCGATGGCGCCCGCCGACTTCGGACGCCTGCTGCGGCTCGCGGACGTCGAAGCGTGGGCGCGGAGCTGGGCGAGTCGAAGCGCAGCATGA
- a CDS encoding benenodin family lasso peptide: MERNDDVIELGTASVETMGPGGQPADEFLGQDQTGLTDD, translated from the coding sequence ATGGAACGCAACGACGACGTGATCGAACTCGGCACCGCCAGCGTCGAGACGATGGGTCCCGGCGGCCAGCCCGCCGATGAATTCCTCGGCCAGGACCAGACGGGCCTCACCGACGACTGA
- a CDS encoding Atxe2 family lasso peptide isopeptidase, whose protein sequence is MVRRIPSFARRTRVPCRIAFVLLPLAAAASPAVAAPCSDLLPSVAKPVAKPRPITADDLLRLRDIGQPDGSMVRQPTPLSVSPDGKQAAFILTRADPATNSYCRGVVVVRLDGPAEPKLLDTGGELIVAQTAGRGSMIPVGIAAPVVPRWSPDGRWIAYLRRDRARTRLWRVAAAGGTAAPVGPDAVDIDAFAWSADGRRLLIARRPAVRAVEAGVDAEALGGWLYDARILPNMGARPLLPAGLAVETDAIDLQDGTIRPADAWDRDQLDAGRADDPLLAAQATGGRRAWTKREGEAPMSPLRLFADNGRDGPVACTAAACDGGLLGLWWDASGEELRFLRREGWAKETMAFYRWRPGKGMPRPILRTGDVLIGCVPAGADLLCLRENALTPRHLVRIDLATGQSRLVYDPNPEFAGITLGTVERLRWRNDRGLEAWGDLVLPANHRPGEQLPLIVVQYHSDGFLRGGTGDEYPIQLFAAHGFAVLSVERAAFVAESVAGVKTWDDFNAANMKDWAERRSLLSSLLTGVGMAIARGDVDPKRIGITGLSDGASTARFALINSRIFAAAAISSCCMDPKTVMTQAGIAFADMQRRMGAPPATGDASTYWRPYSLALNADHIDTPLLMQLADEEYLLGLETFTALREKDKPVEMHIFPGEHHMKWQPAHRRAIYERNLDWFAFWLQWHEDPDPAKAAQYRRWEAMRAKRVARAAP, encoded by the coding sequence ATGGTAAGGCGCATCCCATCCTTCGCGCGCCGAACGCGCGTGCCGTGCCGCATTGCGTTCGTGCTGTTGCCGCTGGCGGCGGCTGCCTCGCCGGCGGTGGCAGCGCCCTGCAGCGATCTTCTCCCATCCGTCGCGAAACCGGTCGCGAAGCCGCGCCCGATCACCGCCGACGATCTGCTACGGCTGCGCGACATCGGACAGCCCGATGGTTCGATGGTCCGCCAACCGACTCCACTCTCGGTGTCGCCGGACGGCAAGCAGGCTGCCTTCATCCTGACGCGCGCCGATCCGGCGACCAACAGCTATTGTCGCGGCGTCGTGGTCGTGCGGCTCGATGGTCCGGCCGAGCCGAAGCTGCTCGACACGGGCGGCGAACTGATCGTTGCCCAGACCGCCGGGCGCGGCTCCATGATCCCCGTGGGCATCGCGGCGCCCGTGGTGCCACGCTGGTCCCCCGATGGCCGCTGGATTGCCTATCTGCGCCGGGACCGGGCACGAACGCGCTTGTGGCGGGTGGCCGCCGCCGGCGGCACGGCCGCGCCGGTCGGACCCGACGCCGTCGATATCGACGCCTTCGCCTGGTCGGCCGATGGACGCCGGCTCCTCATCGCCAGGCGGCCAGCGGTGCGGGCGGTCGAGGCGGGGGTGGATGCCGAAGCACTCGGCGGCTGGCTCTACGATGCCCGGATATTGCCCAACATGGGCGCCCGGCCGCTGCTGCCCGCGGGCCTCGCCGTCGAGACGGATGCCATCGACCTGCAGGATGGAACGATCCGGCCGGCGGACGCTTGGGACAGGGACCAACTGGATGCGGGGCGCGCGGACGATCCGCTTCTCGCGGCGCAGGCGACCGGCGGACGCCGCGCCTGGACCAAACGCGAGGGCGAGGCGCCGATGAGCCCGCTTCGCCTCTTCGCCGACAACGGCCGCGATGGACCGGTCGCCTGCACAGCCGCGGCATGTGACGGGGGCCTGCTCGGACTGTGGTGGGATGCATCAGGCGAAGAACTGCGCTTCCTGCGGCGAGAGGGCTGGGCGAAGGAAACCATGGCGTTCTATCGCTGGAGGCCTGGCAAGGGCATGCCGCGGCCGATCCTTCGTACCGGAGACGTCCTGATCGGCTGCGTTCCGGCTGGCGCCGACCTGCTCTGCCTGCGCGAGAACGCGCTGACGCCGCGCCATCTGGTTCGCATCGACCTTGCGACGGGCCAATCCCGACTGGTCTATGATCCCAATCCCGAGTTTGCCGGCATTACGCTTGGCACGGTCGAGCGTCTGCGCTGGCGTAACGATCGCGGCCTTGAGGCCTGGGGCGACCTGGTCCTTCCCGCCAACCACCGGCCCGGCGAGCAGCTGCCGCTCATCGTGGTGCAATATCATAGCGATGGATTCCTGCGCGGCGGAACCGGGGACGAATATCCGATTCAGCTCTTCGCGGCGCACGGCTTCGCTGTGCTCAGCGTCGAACGGGCCGCATTCGTTGCCGAGAGCGTGGCCGGCGTGAAGACATGGGACGATTTCAACGCGGCAAACATGAAGGACTGGGCGGAGCGCCGCAGCCTGCTGTCATCCCTGCTTACCGGCGTCGGCATGGCGATCGCCCGGGGCGACGTCGATCCGAAACGGATCGGCATCACCGGTCTCAGCGACGGTGCCTCGACCGCCCGCTTCGCGCTCATCAACAGCCGAATCTTCGCCGCGGCGGCGATCAGCAGCTGCTGCATGGATCCGAAGACGGTGATGACCCAGGCCGGCATCGCCTTCGCCGATATGCAGCGAAGGATGGGCGCGCCGCCGGCGACGGGCGACGCCAGCACCTATTGGCGTCCCTATTCGCTGGCGCTGAACGCAGACCACATCGATACACCGCTGCTTATGCAGCTCGCCGACGAGGAATATCTGCTCGGCCTGGAGACGTTCACCGCGCTGCGCGAGAAGGACAAGCCCGTCGAGATGCACATCTTCCCCGGCGAGCATCACATGAAATGGCAGCCAGCGCATCGTCGTGCGATCTACGAGCGAAATCTCGACTGGTTTGCCTTCTGGCTGCAGTGGCACGAGGATCCGGATCCGGCCAAGGCAGCGCAATATCGGCGATGGGAAGCGATGCGCGCGAAGCGCGTCGCCCGCGCAGCGCCCTGA
- a CDS encoding GntR family transcriptional regulator, producing the protein MNSGPTAERVHEALKRRIMGREFRPGDRLDPAVLAAPLSSSVTPVRDALHLLTGEGLVETRTGGGFHIPALDEPALKDLYDWSAELLTLSVHAWSRADTTILLPATPEARSIADRAGEIFLAIARRSANGEHQRAVDRLNARLHAARSVEPHVLGGVQEELAAIASAAARRERDTLRRLSTSYHRRRRRAAADIVRAVYRAA; encoded by the coding sequence ATGAACTCGGGTCCGACCGCCGAGCGTGTCCATGAGGCACTGAAGCGCCGCATCATGGGTCGCGAATTCCGGCCGGGCGACCGGCTCGATCCGGCGGTGCTGGCGGCGCCGCTGTCGTCCAGCGTGACGCCGGTCCGCGACGCGCTCCACCTGCTGACCGGCGAAGGGCTGGTCGAGACGCGTACCGGCGGCGGCTTCCACATTCCCGCCCTCGACGAACCGGCGCTGAAGGATCTCTACGACTGGTCTGCGGAGCTGCTTACGCTCTCCGTTCACGCCTGGTCACGGGCCGACACGACCATCCTGTTGCCGGCCACGCCGGAGGCCAGATCGATTGCCGATCGCGCTGGCGAGATTTTCCTGGCGATCGCCCGACGATCGGCGAATGGCGAGCATCAACGCGCCGTCGATCGCCTCAATGCGCGCCTCCATGCGGCCCGCTCCGTCGAGCCGCATGTGCTCGGTGGCGTCCAGGAAGAGCTGGCAGCGATAGCATCCGCCGCCGCAAGGCGGGAGCGCGACACGCTTCGCCGGCTCAGCACGAGCTATCATCGCCGGCGCCGCCGCGCGGCAGCGGACATCGTCCGCGCGGTGTACCGGGCTGCGTGA
- a CDS encoding lasso peptide biosynthesis B2 protein — protein MTTGLRSGVSFCEVGDRLIFLDIRADRYFGLGASAERAFRRAMAELPVDKDDPPTARLLERGILVDRAPFAPRACPAPAAASESLLDLDRPSVAMHSLLGACCGLARARFALRWTGLASALDWVRAPGEQEPAVTGAFDRLPEVAAAFDLSARLMRSHDQCLARSIAIMRRLASLGVGAELVIGVRLRPFAAHCWVQQGPRLVSDRVDQVRSYTPILVL, from the coding sequence ATGACGACAGGTCTTCGTTCCGGCGTCAGCTTCTGTGAAGTGGGCGACCGCCTGATCTTCCTCGATATCCGCGCCGATCGCTATTTCGGCCTCGGCGCGTCGGCGGAGAGGGCATTCCGCCGTGCGATGGCCGAACTTCCCGTCGACAAAGATGATCCGCCGACAGCACGCCTGCTCGAGCGCGGAATCCTGGTCGATCGCGCACCGTTCGCGCCACGCGCCTGTCCCGCGCCTGCCGCCGCGAGCGAGAGCCTGCTCGATCTCGACCGTCCTAGTGTTGCCATGCATTCGCTGCTTGGCGCGTGCTGCGGGCTGGCGCGCGCGCGATTCGCCTTGCGCTGGACCGGGCTTGCCTCCGCCCTAGATTGGGTCAGGGCCCCCGGGGAACAGGAGCCCGCCGTCACCGGCGCATTCGATCGCCTGCCGGAAGTCGCGGCCGCGTTCGACCTGAGCGCCCGCTTGATGCGGTCGCACGACCAGTGCCTCGCCCGCTCAATCGCAATCATGCGCCGGCTGGCATCGCTCGGCGTCGGTGCCGAGCTCGTGATCGGCGTCCGGCTTCGGCCCTTTGCCGCGCATTGCTGGGTCCAGCAGGGGCCGCGGCTGGTTAGCGACCGGGTCGACCAGGTACGAAGCTACACGCCGATCCTGGTCCTCTGA
- a CDS encoding phytanoyl-CoA dioxygenase family protein translates to MIDTIDLSGTIARHAADLTAQGYCIIPDALPAGTINALDDDLAGVFARTPFGQGGFYGTTTKRFGRLLVRSPHAAALVQHHLILGVVETVLSPWCDSFQLNTTQAIAVHPGAPAQLPHRDQDMWRGPVGEIEYLVNVMWPLNHFTADNGATLVWPRSHGAKALEAECEEVSFAAEMAPGAALVLLGSTLHGAGANVTGTVRRGLVVGYSLGWLKPYENQWLAYPPAVARTFPPELAALVGYRQHRPNLGNYEGQCPSVLLGDHAGEPLGAVDALRPDQQALVDAHVDDRRAVR, encoded by the coding sequence ATGATCGACACGATCGACCTTTCCGGCACAATCGCTCGCCACGCTGCCGATCTAACGGCGCAGGGCTATTGCATCATCCCCGACGCATTGCCGGCCGGGACGATCAACGCGCTCGATGACGACCTCGCCGGCGTTTTCGCGCGCACCCCGTTCGGCCAGGGCGGTTTCTACGGCACGACGACCAAGCGGTTCGGACGTCTGCTCGTGCGTTCGCCCCACGCCGCGGCCCTGGTCCAGCATCACCTGATCCTCGGCGTCGTCGAGACGGTGCTGTCGCCCTGGTGCGACAGCTTCCAGCTCAACACGACCCAGGCGATCGCCGTGCATCCCGGCGCTCCGGCTCAATTGCCCCATCGCGACCAGGACATGTGGCGCGGGCCGGTGGGTGAGATCGAATATCTGGTCAACGTGATGTGGCCGCTGAACCATTTTACCGCGGACAACGGCGCGACCCTGGTCTGGCCGCGCAGCCATGGCGCGAAGGCGCTCGAAGCCGAATGCGAAGAGGTGTCGTTCGCCGCAGAGATGGCACCCGGCGCGGCGCTCGTCCTGCTCGGCTCGACCCTGCACGGCGCGGGCGCGAACGTCACCGGCACAGTAAGGCGCGGACTGGTGGTCGGCTACTCGCTCGGCTGGCTCAAGCCCTACGAAAACCAATGGCTCGCCTATCCGCCAGCGGTCGCACGAACCTTCCCGCCGGAACTGGCGGCGCTGGTCGGCTATCGCCAGCACCGCCCCAATCTCGGCAATTATGAAGGCCAGTGCCCATCCGTCCTGCTCGGGGACCATGCCGGCGAGCCGCTGGGTGCGGTCGATGCGCTGCGTCCGGACCAGCAGGCATTGGTCGACGCCCATGTCGACGACCGGCGAGCGGTGCGATGA